Proteins encoded within one genomic window of Callithrix jacchus isolate 240 chromosome 11, calJac240_pri, whole genome shotgun sequence:
- the LOC118143820 gene encoding uncharacterized protein LOC118143820 isoform X1, whose amino-acid sequence MRRAPYSGSVAGARRAPYSGSVAGVRRAPYSEIVAGVRRAPYSGSVAGVLWTPYSESVAGVLWAPYSSVAGVRWAPYPGSVAGVRRAPYSGSVAGVLWTPYSGSVAGVRWAPYPGSVTGVLWAPYSSVAGVRWAPYLGSVAGVPWAPYSGSVAGVLWAPYSGSVAGVLWAPYLSVAGVRWAPYLGSVAGVLWAPYSAWLVCLGHLTWGAWLVYSGHLTRRGWCALGTLLGERGWCTLGTLLRERGWCTLGALLGERGWCALGALLGERGWCALGALLREHGWCALGALLGERGWCALGALLRERGWCALGALLGERGWCALGALLGERGWCALGALLGERGWCALGALLGERGWCALGALLRERGWCALGTLLRERGWCALGTLLGERGWCALGALLGERGWSALGALLGERGWSALGALLGERGWCASGALLGERGWCTLGTLPG is encoded by the coding sequence ATGAGGCGGGCACCTTACTCGGGGAGTGTGGCTGGTGCGAGGCGGGCACCTTACTCGGGGAGTGTGGCTGGTGTGAGGCGGGCACCTTACTCGGAGATTGTGGCTGGTGTGAGGCGGGCACCTTACTCAGGGAGCGTGGCTGGTGTGCTCTGGACACCTTACTCGGAGAGTGTGGCTGGTGTACTCTGGGCACCTTACTCGAGCGTGGCTGGTGTGCGCTGGGCACCTTACCCGGGTAGCGTGGCTGGTGTGAGGCGGGCACCTTACTCAGGGAGTGTGGCTGGTGTGCTCTGGACACCTTACTCGGGGAGTGTGGCTGGTGTGCGCTGGGCACCTTACCCGGGGAGTGTGACTGGTGTACTCTGGGCACCTTACTCGAGCGTGGCTGGTGTGCGCTGGGCACCTTACCTGGGTAGTGTGGCTGGTGTGCCTTGGGCACCTTACTCGGGGAGCGTGGCTGGTGTACTCTGGGCGCCTTACTCGGGGAGCGTGGCTGGTGTGCTCTGGGCACCTTACTTGAGCGTGGCTGGTGTGCGCTGGGCACCTTACCTGGGTAGTGTGGCTGGTGTACTCTGGGCACCTTACTCGGCGTGGCTGGTGTGCCTTGGGCACCTTACTTGGGGAGCGTGGCTGGTGTACTCTGGGCACCTTACTCGGCGTGGCTGGTGTGCCTTGGGCACCTTACTCGGGGAGCGTGGCTGGTGTACTCTGGGCACCTTACTCCGGGAGCGTGGCTGGTGTACTCTGGGCGCCTTACTCGGGGAGCGTGGCTGGTGTGCTCTGGGTGCCTTACTCGGGGAGCGTGGCTGGTGTGCTCTGGGCGCCTTACTCCGGGAGCATGGCTGGTGTGCTCTGGGCGCCTTACTCGGGGAGCGTGGCTGGTGTGCTCTGGGCGCCTTACTCCGGGAGCGTGGCTGGTGTGCTCTGGGCGCCTTACTCGGGGAGCGTGGCTGGTGTGCTCTGGGCGCCTTACTCGGGGAGCGTGGCTGGTGTGCTCTGGGCGCCTTACTCGGGGAGCGTGGCTGGTGTGCTCTGGGCGCCTTACTCGGGGAGCGTGGCTGGTGTGCTCTGGGCGCCTTACTCCGGGAGCGTGGCTGGTGTGCTCTGGGCACTTTACTCCGGGAGCGTGGCTGGTGTGCTCTGGGCACCTTACTCGGGGAGCGTGGCTGGTGTGCTCTGGGCGCCTTACTCGGGGAGCGTGGCTGGAGTGCTCTGGGCGCCTTACTCGGGGAGCGTGGCTGGAGTGCTCTGGGCGCCTTACTCGGGGAGCGTGGCTGGTGTGCCTCGGGCGCCTTACTCGGGGAGCGTGGCTGGTGTACTCTGGGCACCTTACCCGGGTAG